The Branchiostoma lanceolatum isolate klBraLanc5 chromosome 12, klBraLanc5.hap2, whole genome shotgun sequence DNA segment ttaagacacaatttttgagTGACCTTTCTTTCTTGCCGCCTTCATGGCCAGGAAAAGTAAAGGTTCGGTGTGATTACAGATACACCTTCATGATAAGCTAGAACAGCATCTTATGATGGCCCCTCTAGCTCTATGATGCATTTACGACTAGTATTTGTTTACCCAATGCACAGAAATATAACGATCAGTTGCAATTGCACCATCGAAAATTACATTTGACTGTTTACTTCATTCAACAGCAAGCTGTGATGTTTATATTTATTGCACCACTCCCAAGTCAATTGCCACTCCCAAGTCAGAGGTGAAACTTTGACATTCCCGAAAATCTTAGCCTCCATCCACCAGGTATTCCTGctggggtatggatcgtagaattcggtaaaaaaacggaataattggccagtattAGGCCAGTATAGTCAGTCGACCAACGGTTAGGTTAACAATACCCCCGCAGGTAACTACGCGGCCTGCAactgaaaccctctggtggccaaacttccctggcaaatattttccctgtagccggcgtagttagtctggggGAGACTACGAAAAGAGACCAGACAgtacaggttcgacttcattTTGTACAGAAGCAATACCGTGGCGGACCCTCACTAAGATACCTCTAGcattgtcgtccgatttgtgcctcacaggtgggaatataTTCAACTTCACTTCAACTTGTtgtacccccagatgaccccgcgaggggcaaagtggggggggggggaggaggtcccaggctaaggcgggcaggcctccagcctggcgcggaatgactcaacggtgggaaccgtaacaaccgcgctaggcagggcgttccactcggggattgtgcgggggaagaatgaatgtttgtaagagtctgtccgggcgttaagtggttgaaatttgagcgtgtagcttccccgggtgcgcccctgagctggtttcagtagactatctgtgttaatattgatgtacTTATTGAcaagcttatagaaaaaggtgaggcgggcgttcctccttctttcagagagaaggggccactgcaggtcactgagtatttgtgtcacgctgctagtccgccggtagtcattcagagtcattCATTGTAAAAATTCTAGATCTCTtaggaatgtttgcattgcgacgTCGAAAGtcaaatatatacaatgtatgaaatAATTACACCTTTTTGCATATTAGAAGGCATGTGCTTTCATGGCTGCTAACTCTGTTTGAAAGAACATCCACTATAGTTTGTTACGCTGCTTTCTGACAAAGGCCTTCTCGCACTGAATACTTCCTCGGGTTTTCAGTTGCAACACACTATGCTCAAAAAGTTACGAAAAAAAGCTAGTTGTTTCGAAACTCGTTTATATTATTTgggtggggtaattggtttggtagGTGAGGGCCATGACCAGATTATCAATCACAATCACTGTCAGTGCATTTGTTGTAACAATTCGGGTGAACGTTGAAGGGAGGCACAAAATTAAAAGACTGAAGGTCTTTCACAGAAATAGTGTCTTTTAAAAGAGCGTACGTCAGGTTACCATGTTGTCATTGGTAGAGCTATGGCATTGTACAACGAGACCGTACTTCCCGCTCAAATACGTTGGAGGGAGGTTGGGAGAACTTCATCGTATGTGATAGCATAGGTCCCTCGTCACATTATTATTTCTAAATACCCGTAGAAATTTCCATCATCAaagatcttcattcataagcaagctgtggtATTTATCGGGTTCAAATGTGACCTCCGTGTCAAATGTCGAAGTTCGTAGTTCAAtagtctgatgatgatgatgtgttaaATAGTGCCTCTTCATTGTAACTAAACAAACTGGTTTGACTAcatttgatacagaagtcaTTATGTGTGACCTCGCGTTAGTCTAGACTtggtcattatcactcatgcgtttaatgCAAGGAGGTGTCCACAAAAGCCGTATTCAGCAAAAAATCAAAAAGTTTTGACGCAGTACTAGATAGTTGGATCTTGTCCGAAGTGTTGAAGTCGATTGAggagcctcatgatttaacgtaattcgtaattaTCTCTGAAAGAGTCGTTATCACTACCCGCCCTGCAGGCTTTCTATATATAGCCTGATATCCAGATGCTTGGCATACAGTGTCCGGGGATATAGACCcgatatactctccaagcagaggagtggttccggctggtttttgacgtgtttttaggcgtttttgtcgggctttctactttgtcatgttttttttttttgtcactaTATAAAACCatagagagaaaaaacaaacatgacaaagcccgacaaaacgcatgaaacatgtaaaaaaacagccggaaccactcctctgcttggagagtaggcccGATACACTCAAGCGGAAAACCGGTGCCAAGACATTATTGTCTGACAGTTTAGATTCACACCGGGCTGGAAGCGCCTCAGACCTCCCGCTGGGCGGTCGTACGTTCACTCTGGAGGCGGCGTACGACGAAATCGCACgtgccataaaaatgcctgacGTACGTTGCGCGGGCCGGTTCACACCCAGGGAAAAGGGCGCCCTACGTACGTCGAAGACGTACGAGTACGCCATTGTAGTACGTCCAGAAATCTTCCCGGTGCGTATCGGGTTAgtacaaatgaaataaattgcaaCGGGCATATGTTTTCCTGCGGTAGGGGAGGTCTGAATCTGTCCGCCCATTCAGAAGTGTCCTCCCACCAAACTACTATCAAAAGGAATGTTCACCCCAAAACGGGGTCACTCATCATCAGCCCACTGTTATAGACAATCTGAACACAGCTAAACACGCCCCTTAACATAAGTCAGGTGACATTCACAACATCTCCTTGGGACTGCGCGGACTGACAGGTCTAGACTGATATTTGCCACTGAAAAGAAAGGTTCGACATAATTATAGAGGATACGTTATCGTGTCTTCAATCTGTAACAGAACGAGACCAGCTTCGACCTGAAAATATCCAGGTAAAATTTACGTTGTGTCTTTACCTTAACTTTAAGTTCTAGGACTGTGAAATGTTAAGTGATGAATCAAATGCAAATTGAACATAGTAATGAAGTTCTGTAACTTAATTATACATAGCCAGAGTacagtgtcatcctgtttagtttcaggctttacctttttttggaCCGACTTGTAGTATTCACCAAATGTGGGGGGATGACACAATTGACATCTGGGACGAGTTAGGGCACAGTCCCTGGTTGATAAACCCCCGGCCATGCGGTCCGGAGTCAGTCTAAAGTCCATCTCCGTGTGTGCGGCTGTGGCTCTCCTAGCCCTGTTATCACTACATAACaattggtggcagcggtgggatacGAACCCACGCCATCGAAATGACTGGTTCTAGCCCTGTTATCACTACATAACAGACTTGTATGACTTGTACAGTCCATGAACAAAAATTAATGTAAAATGTGATCATAAATGCTGACACGTGGCTTGAATGGTTGTAAAAATGCCATAAAACTTGTGGGTACCTCACAGACATGCGTAAACAAGTACGTGAACAAATGTACTTAATTCCCTCGTCAGACCGTTTCGAGCGACCAATTATGCTTGTCgaagtgaaaaaaaagggtCGATTGAGATATTGAGAAGGCCCTGAGTGTGTGACGGCTTTTTTTCTTATGATTGTGTTGAGAAAATGAGCACGATGCGATGGGAAACAACACGATGAAACGATAAGTTGCAACGGTGTCTTATCTCAGAAATCTAATTGTATAAACCTCGAATGCTTCCTCAGCTGACATGGATAAAGACTAAGCTGAGGACAACCGGTTGTTCAGGACGGCTTGGTCAAACTATTAGCCTGTATTTAAACAAGCTCTCAGCTGGAGGTTACTGGCCTCCACCCTAGGGTTAAAGGCGGTCACGGAAACtggctggacactaggagcgcgattcgtctaTGGACTGGAATTATTTTAATGTGACATGCAGGTGACAAAactacaccccgaccaatcgaatcacgtacaaatcgcattgaaactcagattcgtatcagccatttcccgacaaatcgctttctaagttgcgttaataaacgactacatctgaccaaacaaactcgccagtgagatggtggaaggtttcagcttccaatagacgttttcagattgacaattttggcactttgaaagtaattgaatccgcccgcgatttaacgtttagagaaaagtagtagaaactagaagttaaatcgcgggcggattcaatcacttccaaagtgctaaaattgccaatctgaaaacgtcttttggaagctgacaccttccactatctcactggcgagtttgttcagtcagatgtagtcgttaacgcaagtcagtagaaagcgatttgtcgggaaatggctgatacgaatctgagtttcaatgcgattcacgcgattcgattggtcggggtgatcttagcctgtatttacacaagctctcagccggaggttactgaccccaaAGGCGGTCACGgaaaccggctggacactaggagcgcgattcgtcaggctaggggTGATCTAGCCTAGGGCGTAGGGTTGAGCGCGTCAACATGTTGAGcagcttaaaggcacccagagcattgtATGGGTCTTGTATGACGCTTGAATactgaaaatattctagttgctgtaatctttatgaaattgacatttaatgccactgtcaaccacatttgcgtgcggaattcttatcaaaagtgctcaaaagcggcacaaaaataagctacatggtgatcttctagtttcacgcgcctagtgtaaatagaccgataccatagccccgcccacctccgtcaaaacgtagaaatgcaaaattaaaacataaaaatgcaaatatttgacggacatgcagtcactctctcattggtcgaaccgttaattgtgatggacagtcaggatcagtctattagggcttggattttctatcagttctcacaatAACGACATCGCatttttgctcctttaatgtcaatatgtaatggtatagtgttattgaaacttattatgtgtaggaatgactagaaattagattttttaaattcaagttttaagcctcataaaatgctctggatgcctttataTAAGAAAATCTACCATGTTATACATACGATTTGGACGGGAATTATTTACTAGCTACGAACATAACTACAGCTACTAGTAGATCTCTAAAAGTCGAGAAATGATCTGAGAAGACTGAAAATGTCATTAGAGAGCTGGTGACGCCAGGTTTAGACTTTTAAGTGTTTATGTGCCGTTTGCGGTCCAACGATGACCTATTTTACATTCGGCGCTTTTGGTAGCAACTGTGTTCTTTTGGACACTCGTATTTAATATAGCCCGACGGCAGCGGGGGCATAAGCCCTTTCAAGCCCCTGTCATGCAGTCGACAAGCTTCGGTCAATCGATCGACACTGAAGGTCACGGAATTTAAGAATCACCAGAGATCTAAGATTATTTTCACCTGAACTTGATCTTCCTCATCACAACGGACGAACGAACGGAGACGGACGAACATCGGTAAGTACCTAAAGTTCAGGACCCCAGCTGTGAAAGCTGCATGAAACGATATGcaatgcagtatttacaagttttccttaataatcatgtacatgtactttttgtgctacagtgaaaagaaaatgaacaacCGGCAAGCGGAGGGAGTTGCATGTGAAAGTCCCAACCCTGTTGTGAATGGGACGATAAATGGAACTGCTACCATGGCAACGCTGGTGAACGGCgaaggtgacgtcatcagcagcGGTGACGTAGCTGAAGAGCTACTGCCCGTCGTGGTGGGACTGACGTCACAGCGCAAATACGTGCCGCACTGGTACCTGTACGATACCCGTGGTTCGGAACTGTATGAGGAGTgagtatatatacataaatgatCACTAATGCATTAGTATATTGTTGCAACTGCTTCAATCCACCCAACCTCAAAACAGCTCATTAATTAGAACAAGAAACTAGATGGTTAATTAGTTTATCGCTTTTATTCTGTCtcagtttttttctctctccgtCCTTCCATTTGCTACAACGTCAGGATGTCATGGGTATGTCATGTCAGCATATTTTTGCATAGTACTCATCATTTTTACATTGAAATCCTCAACTAGCACTGAAACATGTGAAATAATGCCAAGAAAACGAGCTACTCCAATTCTACATGCTAGCGTGAAAAAATGACGAAAAATTGTTTGCCTGTCCCCATCTTCAAGCAGACGTATGGTTTTGACGTCTTTGTGAACGTATTTGTGCGGCGTTTTGTATATACAGTAATTGAACTATTGTatcaaagtttgtttgttttcactaAACGCAACGAaacccatacatctgcttggggattccGCTTTCCTTGGCTTGAACGTTTTGTCCGTTTCTGCAGACTGGTACACAAGTCGCCGACCTACAAACTGTGGGAGCACGAATACAGCGTGCTAAAGACCCACGGGGACGAGATCTCTAGCAAAGTCTCGTCCCCAGCCGTTCTCGTGGAGCTCGGGAGTGGAGCTTCCTCCAAAACCCGCCTGATTATAGAGGCTATGTTGAAGCGGCACGGAAACTTCACGTTTGTGCCGGTGGACATAGCTGAGGGTAAGAAGGATGGCTAGCGAGTAAGGTGTTGTTATCGTCTATGTGTGTCGTTATCTTAGAAGCCAGTAGTCTTTAACACAATAACATCTAAATGGGTTGACACACATGCTTTTCTAATGCTGGAAAAATACAGGTCCCATACTAGTATTCATGCCTTTTcggcctgtttgtttgtttgttgttcttgttaTACACAGAGTTTATCGAGGACTGTGGCCGGCAGTTGGAGAGAGACTACCCCGGACTGACCGTGGAGCCGTTCGGGGGGCTGTACATGGACGGGGTGCGACACGTCGCCGCCCGGCCTGAAGCCAAGATGCTGCTGTTCCTGGGCAGCAGCTTCAGTAACATCCCGATCACGGAACAGCTGAAGATGATGGTGGACATCAGGATGCGCCTCAGTGGTGAGAGTCTCCACTTGCGCTTCTTCTGAAAAGAGTGTGACAACTTGGGAAAGACAGAagctactgcaaaattaatgagaacTTAAACCAcggcgaaaagccgttccattgtgtgactgtagcgctactattgcttcaaacgcgaactcaaaaccaccgcgaaaagccgttccattgtgtgactgtagtgctgtTATATTgcttcaaacgcgaactcaaaaccaccgcgaacacttctcCCTAtataccgcgaaattaaatccccgtgaacatttctgcatttacagtacaatttATGTCCTGCATAGAACGCTACCGTGAGGATCGCGGAGCCCTTGtctcttttcaacaagttcaGTGAATAGTAATGTCAGACCATATGGCTAAAGGATCCCACCAGGGGACTGCCGTCCTTTCCAAAAGCAGAAAATTCGGGAGAGAAACAACAGCCAAGATTCATGGTCCCAGCCTTCACGTCCGAGTGTGGGGTTTGTGGGGTcgcgtggcgtaatggcagggtgttcggcccagaacccaacggtcccgggttcgatcccctgACGCTACCAATGTTGTGCGCCCGGGGAAggcgctttacacgactttcctcaccccacccccTGCAGTTGTAAAATTGGTATCTTGTTCTGTAAAAATAAGGAATGAAAAACTTgggtgcagtgccacgtcgtccttgccTGTCCAAAATGCGAAGTAATAATTAAGAAAAGTCCGAGTGGGTTAGAAGGAAGGGCGTCATCACTCGCTAGCCTTTCCATCCGTGACCAGATACCGCGGTTTATTTACCCGTGTATTATTTACCACTGCACGAGCATGGGATTTACCGATATGAATGGCGCTAAGTCTGGTAATGGTTGCTTTTGGCATTTGACGCTTTAGGCAACCATTATCAGGCTTACCCCAGTCCTGTACTGCAAATCCCACTTTTTGAGGATTCAGTCCGGCATATCTAGCCCCAGGTGTTGTCTGATTGTAAAGCTATTACGGGATTATATCCCTGTTGTACACGCACTTGATGACAAGATCGACAAAATGATAATACAGGTATGTGTCCTTGGCTGTCTTTTGTTTTCTAAGCCAAGGGACAGGGGCTATCATCAAAGGTAGCCTCTattatcgataatggagcttcactgtatagcggactaccctgtatagcggactacctcggccgatttctactattttcccagcgataggacggggcctggtagaggctacatcaAAGGATCTTTTGGAACATCTCACCAGATACGGCAAGGGCATAATCGCGTAATATCTCAATTAACACCTGGAGAAATTAGCCTATACAGAATCGAGTGAAACTAATTGCCATCAAGTACCATAGATAGCTTTCAACAACGCTCAAAGTTAGATGTACAAAGGTAAGGTGTGACAAATTTAGCTAGTATATACAACCAGCTGTGGTCGCGCcgcatgcctgtgaagctggtatgCTATTACGCCTAAGGACAGTTTTAccggctatacatgtacatgtacagggctcCCCTCACAAAAAGAGGGATTCGACAATAGCTCTAAAACATCCA contains these protein-coding regions:
- the LOC136445873 gene encoding histidine N-alpha-methyltransferase-like; its protein translation is MNNRQAEGVACESPNPVVNGTINGTATMATLVNGEGDVISSGDVAEELLPVVVGLTSQRKYVPHWYLYDTRGSELYEELVHKSPTYKLWEHEYSVLKTHGDEISSKVSSPAVLVELGSGASSKTRLIIEAMLKRHGNFTFVPVDIAEEFIEDCGRQLERDYPGLTVEPFGGLYMDGVRHVAARPEAKMLLFLGSSFSNIPITEQLKMMVDIRMRLSAQDRLVLGLDMNTDREALSKAYDAQWSPWLRDNFICRLNQDFGGDMKKEKFEYNFDFVENPADDDTPSYVQLSISSIGNQRVYFEKMSLDIDFQDGEKIYLAEGPNYSCKWNLKQLRHLAEKSGFTVDAHWANNENTYCIVSFAPADTVASSA